In the genome of Bacteroides mediterraneensis, the window TCTCACAACCCATCATTTTACCCAAATCAATCTGAAAGCCGTATTGTTCGATATGGACGGAGTGCTGTTCGATTCCATGAAAAACCACGCTGCGGCCTGGCATGAGGCGATGAAACAATATGGCATGAACCTGAGCAGAGAAGAGGCTTACCTCCATGAAGGACGCACCGGTGCCTCCACCATCAACATTGTCAGCCAAAGGGAAAGAGGCTACGAGGCTTCTGAAGAAGAAATCAACAAAATCTATCAAACCAAGAGCGACTTGTTCAACAGCCTCCCTAAAGCGGCCCCCATGCACGGAGCCCTCGAAGTATTGAAGAAGATAAAGGCTGCCGGCCTTATCCCTATGGTAGTCACCGGTTCCGGACAACATTCCTTGTTGGACAAACTGAATCACTACTTCCCAGACATCTTTCACCGCGAACTGATGGTCACGGCTTTCGACGTAAAATATGGGAAACCCAATCCGGAGCCCTACCTGATGGCCTTACAGAAAGCGGGAATCAAAGCTGATGAAGCGATTGTCATCGAAAATGCCCCACTCGGCGTACGGGCCGGAGTAGCTGCCGGAATCTTTACAGTCGCCCTGAATACCGGACCGCTTCCCGATGAAGTACTCTTGCAAGAAGGAGCTAACCTGCTTTTCCCTTCCATGCAAGCTTTCAGTGAAAACTGGGAATCGTTCTACCAGTGTCTGCAAACCACTTCCCTATAACAAAAAATCCACCCAAAGAGATACAGTATTTGTGCAACTCTTTCGGTGGATTCTTTTTTATTGCTCAAAAACTGGATTCGTTATTCCAACGCGAACAGCTTGCTTCTTGACAACAGGGAAGAACCTATCACATTCGCCTTTTCTTTTAACTCAGACAATACGATGTCTGAATCCTTATACATCAGATTCAGTGTATATTTACGGACAGCCGAGATAACCGGAGGAAGCAGGTATTCTCCTACTTTTGAAAATTCACCTCCAATAATCACCTGCTCGGGATTGAACACATTAATCAAGTCACCGATATGACGTCCCAGCTTGGCTCCGATTTCTTCCACCAGCTCAATGGCCAGCACATCTTCCCGACGTACCGCCGAAATAATATCGGCCAGCGTAATATCATCGATGGCTTTCTCTTTCAGCAGGATGGAATTTTCTCCCTGACGAAGACGGGCGATAAACTTACGATATAATGCCGAACAGGAAACTTCCGTCTCGATACATCCTTTCTTTCCGCAATAACAAATCTGCTGGTTGTCGTATCCATAGTTATGTCCAAATTCACCTGCAAACCCAGACATCCCGGAATACAACTTTCCATCAATGATGATGGCCATTCCCAGTCCCCAGTTCACATTAATAAAGATAAGATTCTTCGGACACTTCTCCGGGCGTGTGATGAATTCTCCATACGCCATAGCCCGGCTGTCATTGTCAATGCAGACATTGATGCCCAGCCTGTCGGTAAACATTTGAGCCAACGGCTTGTCACCAAATGTCAGGTGTGTATAACTGCATCCTGTTTCCGGATTGACACGTCCGGTCATGCCAATGCAAATATTCAATATTTTCGACTTGTCACAAGGAAGTTCATCGATAAAGATTTCGATTTCCCGACAGATGCGCTCCAGACACTCCGGTGTGTTTTCCAACGTAAACGGAATTTCCATCTTTGTTTGCAGCACATCCCCTTTAAAGTTGATGGCTCCCAGGCTTAAAGACTGTACAGCCAATGCCACTCCTATAAAATAGGCGGAATCCGAATTCAATCCGTATAAACTAGGATGACGTCCTCCACTGGTCTCCAGTTTTCCACAATCGTTCACATATCCCTCTTTGCACATTTCATCCACAAATTTTGTCACGGTAGGAACACTTAGCCCCATTGATTTAGACAAATCTGTAATTGTGGTGCTGCCTGCATAAATCAAATGCGTAATGATACGCTGTTTTACTAACGCACTTTTAACGCCTTTCTGTATGTTTGTCAATAGAGTCTGACCCATATTCGTTATTTTTTATAGAAACATTTACAAATGTAGAATTTTTCTTTAAAAAGTCAAGCATAAAAAATCTATTTTTTTATTTGACATTCTGAGTAAGCTTTGATATATTTGCAGAAGCAAGCTAACTTTCGAAGATTACAATTAAATTAATTTCAATATTCAAAATTCTAACCATCATGAGACTAATCATTGAACCTGATTACAGTGCTCTGTCCAACTGGGCAGCAAATTATGTAGCAAAGAAAATCAACGCAGCTAACCCTACTAAAGAAAAACCGTTTGTATTGGGTCTCCCTACCGGTTCATCTCCACTGGGAATGTATAAAGCCCTGATTGAATTGAATAAAAAAGGAGTTGTATCTTTTAAAAATGTAGTGACTTTCAATATGGACGAATACGTTGGGCTTCCAGAATCTCATCCGGAAAGTTACCACTCATTCATGTTCAACAATTTCTTCAACCACATTGACATCTGCAAGGAAAACATCCATATCCTGAACGGTAATGCAGCCGATTTGGAAGCAGAATGTGCCAACTATGAAAAAGAAATTGAGAAATTCGGCGGTATCGACCTGTTTCTGGGAGGTATCGGTCCCGACGGTCACATCGCATTCAACGAACCGGGTTCTTCATTGAGTTCACGCACCCGTGTGAAAACACTGACTACCGACACCATCATTGCCAACTCCCGTTTCTTTGAAAACGATGTGAACAAAGTGCCTAAAACCGCACTGACCGTAGGAGTAGGTACCGTGCTTTCTGCCAAGGAAGTGCTGATTATCTGCAACGGACACAACAAGGCTCGCGCTTTGCAGCATGCCGTAGAAGGAGGCATCACACAGATGTGGACCATCAGCGCACTCCAGATGCACCAGCACGGCATCATCGTATGTGACGAAGCTGCCACGGATGAACTGAAAGTCGGTACTTACAAATATTTCAAGGATATCGAAAAGAACAATCTTTAATTTACTGAATCATGAGAACAAACCTAAGCTCTCAAATCTCACTGAACCGTGTATCTCCCAGATACTACCGCCCGGAAAATGCGGTAGAACGCTCTGTGCTGACACGATTGGAAAAAATACCCACTAATATTTTCGAGACCATCGAGGAAGGTGTGGTACAGATTGCCAACGAAATCGTAGCTAAAATACAGGACAGACAACGGGAAGGAAAATTCTGTACTATTGCCGTAGGCACGGGAGCTTCCCTGCGTCCTCTTTTTGCCGAACTGATTCGGAAACACAAAGATGAAGGCGTCAGCTTCCGCAACGTGGTATTCTTCAACCTGTATGAATATTATCCGCTGAGCGAAGGAGGCGGCAGCAGCTTCAATCATTTGAACAAACTTTTCCTTTCCCAGATAGATATTGACCGCCAGAACATCTTCACCATGGACGGAACGATTCCTCAGGAAGGCATTACAGAACACTGCCGCTTGTACGAACAGCGTATCCAGACTTTCGGAGGCATTGACATTGTCATCATGGGAGTAGGTCGGGAAGGCAATATCGGTATGAATGAACCGGGTTCACATGCCAGTTCGACTACCCGTCTGATTCTGATTGATGCGACATCCCGTTCGGAAGCCGCACACAACATCGGAGTAGACAATCTGCCTCCATGCTCCATCACCATGGGTATCAATACCATCCTGAGCGCCCGCAAAGTATATTTGCTGGCATGGGGCGAAGACAAAGCCGACATCATCCGAAGTGCGGTAGAGGACAAGGTAAGTGATACATTGCCGGCTTCTTACCTGCAAATTCATGCCAACACGTCGGTCTGCATCGACCTGGCAGCCGCTGCCCATCTGACACGTATCCAACGTCCGTGGCTGGTAACGAGCTGTGAATGGAACGACAAGCTGGTGAGAAGCGCGATTGTATGGTTGTGCACCACACTCAACAAACCGATTCTGAAACTGACCAACAAAGATTACAACGAAAACGGCTTGAGCGAACTGCTGGCACTCTACGGCTCTGCCTACAATGCCAATATCAAAGTGTTCAACGACTTGCAGCATACCATTACCGGATGGCCGGGCGGAAAACCGAACGCAGACGATACGTATCGTCCGGAACGTGCCAAACCGTTCCCGAAACGGGTAGTGGTATTCTCTCCGCATCCGGATGATGACGTGATTTCCATGGGAGGAACCTTGCGCCGACTCGTACAGCAAGGGCATGACGTACACGTAGCCTATGAGACTTCCGGCAATATCGCCGTAGGTGATGAAGAAGTGGTACGCTTCATGCACTTCATCAACGGCTTCAACCAGCTGTTTGAAAACAGTGAAGACAAGGTTATCTGCGACAAATACGCTGAAATAAAGAAATTCCTCTCTACCAAGAAGGAAGGTGATATGGATACCCGCGACATCCTGACCATCAAAGGTCTCATCCGCCGCGGAGAAGCACGTACAGCTTGTACGTTCAACCACATTCCACTTGACCATTGCCACTTCCTGGATCTTCCCTTCTATGAAACCGGAAAGATTGAAAAGAATCCTATCAGCGAAGCCGATGTGGAAATCGTACTGAACCTGCTCCGTGAAGTAAAACCTCACCAGATTTACGTAGCCGGTGACCTGGCCGACCCACATGGTACCCACCGCGTATGTACGGACGCCGTATTCGCCGCCATCGACGAAGAAAAGAATGCCGGTGCCGAATGGTTGAAAGACTGTCGCATCTGGATGTACCGTGGTGCATGGGCCGAATGGGAAATCGAAAACATCGAAATGGCCGTGCCGCTGAGTCCGGAAGAACTTCGTGCAAAACGTAACTCCATCCTGAAACATCAGTCACAGATGGAAAGCGCACCGTTCCTGGGCAACGACGAACGCCTGTTCTGGCAAAGAAGTGAAGACCGTAACCGTGGAACTGCTTCACTTTACGACCATTTAGGACTGGCTTGCTATGAAGCCATGGAAGCTTTTGTAGAATATAAACCTATCTAAGTGCATATCTTATTTTAAGCCAAAAGACACAGAAACGCAGAAGTTCACCCTCAGGGAAGGACTTCTCGTTTCCGTGTCTTTTTTATTTCTGTATTTACCAATTTTTTACATACATGAAAAAACTACTCATACCCGCATTTGCATTTTGGCTCAGTTGCCTTTTCCCCTCGTGTACTTCAACTTCTACCAACCATTTTCTGAAAGAGGCCGACTACCGTAACAAAGTAGAAGCTGACTTCGGACAAAAAAAAGAAATACTCAACCGGGGAAATCTTTTTGACATCTTCAATGAAGAGATGTCACAGGAAGAACGGGAAGCCATGATGTTCCTGTATGCCTATATGACTCCGGGCGACATTTCCGATTATTCCGGAGAATTCTATCTGAAAAATGTACGTTTAGCACTCCAGAACCGGAAAGAAACCTCATGGGGAGCTGGAATTCCAGACATGATATTCCGCCACTTTGTACTTCCTGTCAGAGTCAATAATGAAAACCTGGACAATGCCCGCGAAGTGTTCCGCCAGGAACTGATGCCGCGTGTAGAAAAGTTATCCATGTACGACGCCGTACTGGAAGTAAACCACTGGTGTCATGAAAAAGTGGTCTACACCCCGACCGACAGCCGTACCAGCGCTCCGCTGGCTACCGTAAAAACGGCTTACGGACGTTGCGGAGAAGAATCCACCTTCCTGGTAGCTGCCCTGCGTGCCGTAGGTATTCCGGCCCGCCAGGTCTACACACCGCGCTGGGCACACACCGACGACAACCATGCCTGGGTAGAAGCCTGGGTGGACGGAAAATGGTACTTCCTCGGCGCCTGCGAACCGGAACCTGTGCTGAATCTGGGATGGTTCAACGCTCCGGCCAGCCGCGGCATGCTGATGCATACCAAAGTATTCGGTGCATACGACGGACCGGAAGAAGTGATGAAAACCACGGCCAACTACACCGAAATCAACATCATCGACAATTATGCGCAGAGTGCACCGGTCACCGTCACCGTGGTCGATTCATTGGGAAAGGCTGTGGAAGGTGCCCATGTAGAGTTCAAGATTTATAATTACGCTGAGTTCTTCACCGTAGCCAACAAAACGACTGACGCGCAAGGCAAAGCCTCACTTTCTGCCGGACTGGGCGACATGCTGGTATATGCTTCTGCCAACCAGCGCTTCGGACTGAAAAAAGTATCTTTCGGCAAGGACAAGGAAGTAACCCTTACCCTCTCCCACCGTCCGGGTGACGTGTTTGCAGATACCCTGCACATCGTACCGCCTGCCGAAAAGGCTAACCTGCCGGAGGTGACCGAAGCCCAGCGCAAGGAAAATACCCTGCGTATGGCCCAGGAAGATTCTATCCGCAATGCCTACGTGGCCAGCTTCCCGACAGAAGAAAAGGCCCAAGCATTTGCCCAAGAACAGAAACTGGACGAAACACGTACCAGCGACTTCATCATAAAATCCAGAGGCAACTACGCCGACATCATGCAGTTCCTCTCACATGCCGTGGAAAAAGGACAGGGCACACGGGCACTGGAGCTGCTGGGCACACTGGCCGAGAAGGACTTGCGCGATACACCTTGCTCCATTCTGGAAGACCACCTTTATGGCACGGACGCTACTGCGGACGTAAAAGAAGTGCTGGCCCCGCGTATTGCCAGCGAAATGCTGACACCTTACAGGAGTTACTTGCAGAAGGCATTTCCTGCCGAACTGGCTGCCCAATTCAAAACCGACCCACAAGCGCTTGTGAAATGGTGTAAGGACAGCCTGACCATCCGCAATGACCTGAGCACCTTGTTTACAACCACCTCACCGGAAGGAGTATGGCGCAGCCGGGTGACAGACTCCCAGTCCAGAGACATCTTCTTTGTAGCAGCCGCCCGCAGTCTGGGCATTCCTGCCTGGAAAGATGAAGTGAACGGCAATATCTGCTACCGTCTGAACGGCAATCCGGTGCTGGTGGACTTTGAAAAATCGGAAGGAGGCAACTTGTCGGAAGGCATACTGAAGGCCACCTACGAACCGATTCCCCGACTGGACAACCCGAAATATTACACCCACTTCACCTTGTCGAAGTACGACAACGGTACTTTCCAGCTACAGAACCATCCGGAAGATGCCAGCTGGACCTCTCTGCTGAAAAACGGAAGCCAGATGTCGACGGGATATTACATGCTGGTGACCGGCAGCCGTATGGCCAACGGAGGCGTATTGAGCCAGGTTTCTTTCTTTACAGTAGAAGAAGGCAAGACCACGGTCACTCCGCTTTGCATGCGCAACAATACGGAGGAAGTACGTGTCATCGGCAACTTCAATTCAGAAGCGTTGTACACCCGACCGGACAACGGGGAACAGGTATCTATCCTCAGCACCACAGGCCGCGGTTATTACATTGTCGGTGTACTGGGCGTAGGACAGGAACCTACCAACCATGCCTTGAAAGACATCGAAATCAAGAAAGCGGAATTTGAAAAATGGGGACGTACGATTGTACTGCTCTTTACCGACGAAGCGGCCTACCGGAAATTCGACCGCAAAGAGTTCCCCAACCTGCCATCGAACGTGGTATTTGGAATCGACAAGGACGGAAGCATCCTCAAGATGATGGCCGAAAACATGAAACTGGGCAACAAGCCCACCCTGCCGGTGATTATCCTGGGCGATACGTTCAACCGCGTGGTCTTCGAGTCACACGGATACACCATCGGCATGGGCGAGCAACTGCTCCACGTCATCCACGGGCTGTAAGCGCCGCGATGGTACGACGGACCTTTTCGGGGGTCGTGACCGGATGACAATATTCATCCATATCCGTACCTCCCATCGACAAAGCTGGATTGCGAAGAAGCATCCGGCTTTCTTTTTGCTCACGCGCCGAGAAATGGAATTCACCGGCACCTGTCACCCTGGCCAGTTCCGCGATGTTGTGTTCATTCACCCCGCAACCCGGCATGATAATGATACGGTCGCCTGCCTGCTTCACCAGTTCCGCCAGCAACGTAGCCCCTTCTATCGCAGTGGGCATCTGGCCGGAAGTCAGCACACGGTTCACTCCCATATCAATCAGTTCCTCCAACACCTTAGCAGGAGACTTCACATAATCAAACGCACGATGAAAAGTGACCGAGAGTCCCTTGGCAGCCTTCATCAATCGCTGCATGGCCGGCTTGTCGAGATCTCCTTCCGGAGTCAGACAGCCGAACACCACTCCGTCGGCTCCAGCCTGACGGGCGGCCAGAATGTCTTCTTCCATGATGTCAAGTTCCGAAGGAGTGTACAGAAAATCTCCTCCGCGCGGACGGATAATGACATGCAGACGGATATCAATCAATTTCCGGGCCACCTTGATTTCGCCAATGGAGGGAGTGGTTCCCCCTTCCGGCATGCCGGCACACAATTCAACCCGATGGGCTCCTCCCTGCTGGGCAGCCACACAACTCTCCGCGGAGTTCGCGCAAATTTCAAACATGTAGTTTTTCATCTTTCAGTACACTTTAAAGAATGATTTTTTCACCTTCCGGAAACACCTTTGCGTTTACCGGAAAACGCCTTGACGTTTTACTCAAAACGTAAGTGCGTTTTATATGAAACGCAAGTACGTTTTACCTGAAACGCAAGTGCGTTTTCAACCAAACGTCGAAGCGTTTTTCTTTCTTCGTCCGCACGGATTCCGAAAGGTATCGGTTTATAAACAAAAAAGCTTATTAAACCGTTCATTCTCAGTCTAATAAGCTATCATGTACGCCCGTGGGGAGTCGAACCCCAATCGAAGGAACCGGAATCCTTTATTCTATCCATTGAACTACGGGCGCAAATACCAATAAACACACTTTCCAGCTTCCTTTGTCGAAAAGGATATTTCGAAAGCGTGACAAAAATACAATTATTCCCCCTTTTCTCCTAATTTTTTCAGGAAAAAATAATTTTTCTCCCTCAAAATAGTTGTATCTCACTCACGCTCAGAAAGCCACCTCCTTAGAACTGGAAGTAGATAAAGGGCTGAATATCGCTGCTTTTCACCTGTATCACCAGGTAAATCAAGGCAATCATCACCACGGCCTGTGCCACCAGCGGCAAGCGCACCATACCGCGGCTGCAGGCGTTCTGCCAGCTATCAGGACAGAAATGGAGCAGAAAACCGACTCCCATCAGCACAAAAACTTTCCAGTAACCCGTCAGAAGCTGTTCCAGCAATTCCGGATGGAAGGCCGTGAATATCTGACGAATCATGGTGACAGAGGCTTCAAACGTGGCATTGCGGAAGAAAATCCAGCAGAAGCACACAAAATGGAAGGTCAGTACCACGGCAAAAAATTTCCGTATGCCCTGACTACGGTACTGCTTGGAACGCCCCAGCAAACTGCGGAAGAACTTATGCAAGGCAAGTGCCACTCCGTGCAGTCCGCCCCACACCACAAAGTTCCAGGAAGCTCCATGCCAGAGTCCTCCCAGCAGCATGGTCAATATCAGGTTGATATAGGTACGAATCTTTCCTTTCCGGTTGCCTCCCAGAGAGATATAAAGGTAGTCGCGCAACCAGGTAGACAAAGAGATATGCCAACGATGCCAGAAATCAGTCACACTGTCCGCCTTGTAAGGCGAGTTGAAGTTGAGCGGAAAACGGAATCCCAACAGCAAGGCAATACCGATAGCCATGTCACTATACCCCGAGAAGTCACAGTAAATCTGCAAGGCATACCCGTACACTCCAAACAAGTTCTCCAGTCCCGAATACAATCCCGGATTATCAAATATACGTTCTACGAAGTTCACACTGATGTAGTCCGAAATGACCGCCTTCTTGAACAGGCCACTCACGATAAAGAAAATCCCCTGTCCGAACATCTCCGACGAAACGAAAAGCGGCTGCCGGATTTGCGGAATGAAATCGCGGGCACGCACAATCGGTCCGGCTACCAGCTGCGGAAAGAAGGACACATAAAACGCATAATCCAGCAGGTTCGACAATGGCTTCAAATCCCGGCGATACACATCGATGGTGTAGCTCAGCGACTGGAAAGTGAAAAACGAAATACCTACCGGCAAGAAGATGTCGAGCGGCTGGAACTGTCCGTTCCACAAGGGGGCCAGCATCTCATAGAAGAAATTCGTGTACTTGAAATAGCAGAGCAATCCGAGGTTGATACACAAACTGCACATCACCAGCATTTTCCGTTTCCATGCCGGCACCGTGACCTCCATCCTGCGGGCCAGCAGGAAATCGGACACCGTGACAATACCCAGCAGGAAAAAGTAGAACCCGCTGCTTTTATAATAGAAGTAATACGAGAACAAAGTGACAAACAGCAGGCGTGCCGTGGTCTTCTTCTGCAAGAGAAGATAGACCAGACTGAATCCTAAGAAAAGAAAAAGAAACAGTCCACTGCTGAAAATCATCGGCTGCGCGGAATCATACGTCAGCACATCCTTCAATCTATCCCAGTCAATTCCGAGTTCCGTCCAGTTGAGTTTCCACATAATTGTTGTATGATTTGATAATCGCTTCGTGTAATAATAATCCTTGCAGGATATATCCGTCCTGCGTGAAATGAATCTTGTCCCGTTGGTAATAGTTTCCGGCGCTCCAGTTCAGGCATGCCCGCCGTTCGCCGCCCACAATGTGGTACATGTCCCACAAGGCCAGTTTCCGGGAAGCCGCATAATCCTGTTCCGTCTTCACCACCAGTTTTGTTCGGGGATTGATTACCCGGGCCCCCCTCCTGCCGTTGCGCACGTAAGCCCCCGGTGGGGTGGTCAGCAGATAAACCGCCTGCGGACACCCTTTTTTCAGCTCTCCCAACAGATAATCTATATGCGCTATATGTTCGGTAGAAGAATAACGACGGGCGTGAGCCTCATTTGTGCCAAAAGAAAGAATCACCAAGTCGGGATTCAAGTCGATAATCTGCTGTATGTTCTCCGGCGTAGAGAAAGAACCGTAAGTCGCTCCGTTCACCCCCAGTATGTGGTAGACGATTCCCGCAGCCCCCGTTTCGTGCGCCAGTCCGGACGTACGGTAATTCACCTGCATATCCAGTACCGCTTCCCGTCCGAAATCATCTTCCAGCTGCCGGCGGACCACATACGGAAACACATGTCCCCGCACGTGCGAGTCACCGATGTGCACAATGCGCAGCGGGCGGTCGAGCACGGAAAGCTTCTGCCAGAAAGGAAGCAGTTCTCCCGTCGGGTCTTCAATCCGGTTTTCCGTTGTTTCCCTGAAACTGGCAGGCATCGCATGGCTCACCTGGACAAATTTCAGCAACTGCTGCATGGCCTTGCTGTCGGACACATGACCGGAATGACGGTCAGGGCGTGATTTCACCGGCAACACATCCTGTGCCGACACCTCCATGGTCCAAAGACACAGGACGCACCACGCTATCCAGACACACAGTTTATTCCATCTCATAAGCTTTCCGTTTTTCATACTGTTCCTTTCCGTACATCAACGTCTCAAACAGAAGTCCGGCAATGTGCTTACCTCCCCTGAAATTGATGTGCGTATAATCGTAATTGGCCATCTGCGGTTTGCTTTCCACCATCTTCACCATGCTGCCTTCCCCTCCCATGGCCTCAAACATGTTCCAGAATGCCACATGCGTCTCTGCGGCCAGCGCCTGCTGATAACGAATCAGCCGTTTCACTCCCGGCATGGTACACAGTTCACCGTTCTCATCTTTGTATTCCCGATCACCCACACTGACAATCAGAATCGAGGTTTCAGGGAAAGCCTCTTTCAGACGTTCCACAATGGGTTGCATGGCATCCTTATAATACGTATAGTTCAACACTTTTTCCGAAGCCACATTCAACCCATATTGCAACACTATCAAATCGTAAGGCCGCAACCGGTTGTACTGGCGGAGAATAGACATCGGGATATGCCCCAGCTGCTGCCCGCTACTGCCACGGGTACTGAAATTATCCACCACTACTCCTTGCTTCGGGTCCATGGTCACCGCATAAAACAAAGCAGCCGAGTCCAGCTTTTCCACATTCCAGCGTACGGAACCAATCCGACCGCCCACTGACACGGCCTGCAACTCCCCGTTCCCTTTTACAGGAAACAATCTACCTTGCCCTCCATTGACTGAGACACTCAGCGTCACAGAGTCTGAAGCCAGGAAATAACACGTAGACAAGTCGCAGGTATCGATACGGGAAAGAAAACGCTTCTCTCCTTTCAGCGTGACATACGCCCCCGGAGAAGGGATGAAGTAATGATTGGAAATATCCTGACGGGAACGGTCGAAATAGACGGAGTCCGTAATGGCATGGCTGCTCCATCCGCCAAACGACTGGTGGACGGTAGGACGGAAACCGGCAATCTTGTTCGTTATCGGCACGTAGCCCACTCCACATCCGCCAAAACGCTTCTGCAGCATTTCGCGTAAATCGCCAGTCAAGATATCAGCCTCAATAAAAGAATCTCCGAAATAAGCGATACGCACCGGACGGTCCATCGCATTGACCTGTCCCAGTGCCTCATAAAAAAGATTCATGCCACGCCCTGTAGAGTCCACGTATTCCTCAATGCAGACCATACCGCTCTTGCAGGTATCCACAAAGGCCGGCTTCACAGGAGGTGGCAAGACAAGGGTATCGGAATCCATCGGTTCCATCACCTCTTTTTTGATGCGTATATCGGAAAGCAAATCCACCCTCCTCAAAGGCTTGTTACGGAAAGAGAGAGACGGCAGAAAATGCAAGGCAAACAGACCTGCCACTACCAAAAGCGTAAACAGGAAAGTATATAATAATCTATTCTTCATGAATTTTCCTCTAAAATCGAGTGCAAAGATAGTGAAAGCCGAGTGCAGAGGCAAATAGAAAACGCAGTTTTCTGATTTTGACTATGCCGAGGCGTAGCC includes:
- a CDS encoding MBOAT family protein — encoded protein: MWKLNWTELGIDWDRLKDVLTYDSAQPMIFSSGLFLFLFLGFSLVYLLLQKKTTARLLFVTLFSYYFYYKSSGFYFFLLGIVTVSDFLLARRMEVTVPAWKRKMLVMCSLCINLGLLCYFKYTNFFYEMLAPLWNGQFQPLDIFLPVGISFFTFQSLSYTIDVYRRDLKPLSNLLDYAFYVSFFPQLVAGPIVRARDFIPQIRQPLFVSSEMFGQGIFFIVSGLFKKAVISDYISVNFVERIFDNPGLYSGLENLFGVYGYALQIYCDFSGYSDMAIGIALLLGFRFPLNFNSPYKADSVTDFWHRWHISLSTWLRDYLYISLGGNRKGKIRTYINLILTMLLGGLWHGASWNFVVWGGLHGVALALHKFFRSLLGRSKQYRSQGIRKFFAVVLTFHFVCFCWIFFRNATFEASVTMIRQIFTAFHPELLEQLLTGYWKVFVLMGVGFLLHFCPDSWQNACSRGMVRLPLVAQAVVMIALIYLVIQVKSSDIQPFIYFQF
- a CDS encoding GDSL-type esterase/lipase family protein, translated to MRWNKLCVWIAWCVLCLWTMEVSAQDVLPVKSRPDRHSGHVSDSKAMQQLLKFVQVSHAMPASFRETTENRIEDPTGELLPFWQKLSVLDRPLRIVHIGDSHVRGHVFPYVVRRQLEDDFGREAVLDMQVNYRTSGLAHETGAAGIVYHILGVNGATYGSFSTPENIQQIIDLNPDLVILSFGTNEAHARRYSSTEHIAHIDYLLGELKKGCPQAVYLLTTPPGAYVRNGRRGARVINPRTKLVVKTEQDYAASRKLALWDMYHIVGGERRACLNWSAGNYYQRDKIHFTQDGYILQGLLLHEAIIKSYNNYVETQLDGTRN
- a CDS encoding SGNH/GDSL hydrolase family protein, which codes for MKNRLLYTFLFTLLVVAGLFALHFLPSLSFRNKPLRRVDLLSDIRIKKEVMEPMDSDTLVLPPPVKPAFVDTCKSGMVCIEEYVDSTGRGMNLFYEALGQVNAMDRPVRIAYFGDSFIEADILTGDLREMLQKRFGGCGVGYVPITNKIAGFRPTVHQSFGGWSSHAITDSVYFDRSRQDISNHYFIPSPGAYVTLKGEKRFLSRIDTCDLSTCYFLASDSVTLSVSVNGGQGRLFPVKGNGELQAVSVGGRIGSVRWNVEKLDSAALFYAVTMDPKQGVVVDNFSTRGSSGQQLGHIPMSILRQYNRLRPYDLIVLQYGLNVASEKVLNYTYYKDAMQPIVERLKEAFPETSILIVSVGDREYKDENGELCTMPGVKRLIRYQQALAAETHVAFWNMFEAMGGEGSMVKMVESKPQMANYDYTHINFRGGKHIAGLLFETLMYGKEQYEKRKAYEME